The window AACTTATGAacattataataaaaaataagacTTACAATTAATTGGCAAATTATGTAGAATTGTGATCTTACTTGGAACAGAAACCAAGTTGTTTTCATCAACATTACTTCCCCAGCTTTGTATTTACTTGATCAAGTCCTCCCATTTGCAGTATTGTCCCCCAGCTAACGCTCGGTAATACCGATCCCTACAGTAGACCGGTCTTCCGTCGGCTGCCTCGGCCGCAGCCGCTGCAAGCTCGTCATCGGCCATGACCTCAACCGGTAACCGAAGCAACTGGTCCTTTCTAAAGACATATAAACTCTAGGTTACAAGGAGAACATATGGAAAGAACCCCTCTCAATCGATAATGTCATGCCATTTACCTtaaattgtattttttgttGATGTTTGAATCTGGATTAATGCTGGATGATAAGGTTTGGTTTGAGGAAAATGTGGTTTGAAGAAAATCCTCTACTGGTGTAGCAAATATGAACAATAATACACCTGAGACAAGAACAATCCCTGTTCCAACTAAAGTTTGTTTGAGCATGTTGATCACTGGTTTAACCTgcagttttattttttttttttccttgaagttttagataaataaataaataaatagtatttttGTATTAGAATAAATTTTCTCTAAGATGTATTAAGTTGGTGATAAATACCTTGTAAGATCCTAACAATCTATCTCGAGCCAGAACCTACATGAGAACTTGAGTAAGGTTAAATTATCATTACCAACAAAACTATGGTGAATTATACATATAGATTTTGTATATTCTCTAAAAAATCTGATGCTATCAGATATATTGAAAGATAAACGATAACGAAAGATAAATCAAGTGTTCAAGATATGTGGACCCTCGTCAGCCTCTCAATCTTGAGAATACTATCAAGCCCTAATTCATACTCCAAAGAATTGTCTACCTTCGCCTTTCCCTACTTGATACTCCCTCTATTTAAAATCAGCAAGCCTAACAAACTCTCTAACTAATTGTTAATATATTCTTATAATATCTCAATTAACATACCTATCAATTCCCTCAAAAATAAGATTACAGTTATTCCAACGGGTTTAAACATGATGATAAGTtgagagaagaaaataaaagtatGTTAAAAATTTACCTCGGGTGGTTTGACCCACATTTGACCATCATACCAACCACTCTCTTCGTAAGGTATGACTGCTGACAACAGCCTATCTCCCACATAACTCCAACCCTGAAACCACAATTCCATCCATGCTTAAAACTACTAATACTTCTCAAAACTTCTCAAAGTTTAAGCTACTAAGCTATCATACACACTTCTTTCCTTTACTTAAGCTTGAAAATTAAGAGAAGCCCCCAATATTAAATTATCATTACCAACAAAACTATGGTGAAATGACATTGCAAAAAGCTCGAACTTACAATCTTTTATTCTAACATTTTGTTAAACTACTACTAAATCTCAAAGCCAATGCAGATAGGCCAGGCATATTTGCAGTAAGTAGTGGGTTAATTTTGCAAAAGGTACTTCCTCCCATGAAACACTTAGTAACGGTGATGTGCTTTTTCTAAAAGCAGCAGTGATTAAGTGCCTCCTCTAGTGGTAGGTTATCAAGTGTTTTTAGTGGTCTAGGATTACCAAAATTACTGGGAAGTATCTAACTAATGACTATCAAAATTTTGAAGAGTGCTCATTAATGGGGCTAAAACATCTTTCTACCCCTACAAACTTATCCCAAACTCATATTTTAAAAAGACATTTTGAGTCCATTAAATATGTCAAAATTAGCTAAATGAGTTATTATCCAAATTAAACACTTAAAAAGTCAAAGCTAAACGCACCCTCAATCTTTTGTACGTAATACTCTTAACCTCCACTGTCATTGCCAGTTCAATTCATATGACTTAACCTAAGCCAGAACTATAATAATGGATAATGAAGAAACTTGCCAGATATATTCTCAAGACAATCAAGGAAACGAGGAGAAGGGTTCCAATTCCAGCAGCAAGCACAAATCGCAAAGGTTCCTTAAACAAACAAAAGTGTAAGCACAGAAATTAAAGCTGGGTCGCTAAATTACGAGCTTTCTTCAAATTCAGTACTATTAGTTTGTAAGGTACCCGCGAAGGATTGAAGCTTGCGGCCGCAACAGGGATTCCTAACACTATGAAGCTTCCTAGCCAAAGCCCTCCAAGGCGAATGAAGAAAGGCCCTGCTCCAAGCTCCCCCCATGAATAAAATGTCGAGTCTTTTAGAGATGAGTATTCATTCACCTGCACTCCCACACATATTGTGCATCATAATTCAATGGGATTGAATTTGGTTCCTTTGATTTTAAATGTTCCAAGATTTAGACTTACATTCAAATTGATTTGTGTGATTTGGGCAAAGTTTCTATTTGATGTCTATGATTTATAATTTTCAATTTGGTCGTTCTAGTTCACTAAGACTTTACAATTGTCCTTGTCATTATAACAAtaacttaaatttttttacatGACAAATTTGGGTTATATTAAGCCTTAGATTTAGGAAAGAGTAAAGAGTGAAGGAAACAGGCGGATTTTTCAACTAGGCAATACACAATTTATGGATGACTTATGAGGCTTAAATAAATTAACATAAGACCAAATTGGAAATTTTATCACTATAGAAATCAAATTGAAACTAAACCAAAAGTAAAACGATTagtttgaaattgaaaattcaaaGCCATTGAGACCAAATTTAGAACTATACTTAAAATCCATGGATCAAagttcctttttcctttttctaaacTGGACTTTAGGCTCAGATACTTGATGGGTAAATCCATGGATCAAAGTTGTAAATTGTAATTCTACTTATTCTACTGGAAGAAAAATTACACTTTTGATCTTTGAAGTTTGGTTTAGGTTGCATTTGGGCCCGTGAGCTCTCAAACTCAACAATAGGTTTGCAGTCAACAGATGGTgggaggaagaaagaaaagaagaagagggagaaaagagagaaaaaaatatatcaacatgttttctttaatttaatcattaaaaattaaagaaaatatttttaaaataaaaatatacatcATCTTTCTGTTAAAAATTAACGGAAACCCTGATAGAAGGACTAAAGGTACTACCGAAAGCAAACCTCATTAGTAAAATTGTTGAGTTCGAAAACTCAATAACCTAAATGCAACTTAAATCAAAACTTAGAAAGAAAAGGTCTATTTTTTTCTACTACAATTATTGGAATTATATGAAAACCATATTTTTAAAGATTAGTCTCATGCATATGTAACACTACCGCATTCTGCCAATTATAcattaaacaattttt is drawn from Cucumis melo cultivar AY chromosome 11, USDA_Cmelo_AY_1.0, whole genome shotgun sequence and contains these coding sequences:
- the LOC103497381 gene encoding protein CONSERVED IN THE GREEN LINEAGE AND DIATOMS 27, chloroplastic isoform X1 yields the protein MLRLNLYCTSCCSLIRNNKNVTTSFRFQLRPNRRLNPRVLAKALKDDQTDGGGGRFSGQKWDPGLEIEVPFEQRPVNEYSSLKDSTFYSWGELGAGPFFIRLGGLWLGSFIVLGIPVAAASFNPSREPLRFVLAAGIGTLLLVSLIVLRIYLGWSYVGDRLLSAVIPYEESGWYDGQMWVKPPEVLARDRLLGSYKVKPVINMLKQTLVGTGIVLVSGVLLFIFATPVEDFLQTTFSSNQTLSSSINPDSNINKKYNLRKDQLLRLPVEVMADDELAAAAAEAADGRPVYCRDRYYRALAGGQYCKWEDLIK
- the LOC103497381 gene encoding protein CONSERVED IN THE GREEN LINEAGE AND DIATOMS 27, chloroplastic isoform X2, which codes for MLRLNLYCTSCCSLIRNNKNVTTSFRFQLRPNRRLNPRVLAKALKDDQTDGGGGRFSGQKWDPGLEIEVPFEQRPVNEYSSLKDSTFYSWGELGAGPFFIRLGGLWLGSFIVLGIPVAAASFNPSRGWSYVGDRLLSAVIPYEESGWYDGQMWVKPPEVLARDRLLGSYKVKPVINMLKQTLVGTGIVLVSGVLLFIFATPVEDFLQTTFSSNQTLSSSINPDSNINKKYNLRKDQLLRLPVEVMADDELAAAAAEAADGRPVYCRDRYYRALAGGQYCKWEDLIK